In a single window of the Pongo abelii isolate AG06213 chromosome 1, NHGRI_mPonAbe1-v2.0_pri, whole genome shotgun sequence genome:
- the C1H1orf210 gene encoding type III endosome membrane protein TEMP: protein MNETNKTLVGPSELPTASAVAPGPGTGARAWPVLVGFVLGAVVLSLLVALAAKCHLCRRYRASYRHRPLPETGRGGRPQVAEDEDDDGFIEDNYIQPGTGELGTEGSRDHFSL, encoded by the exons ATGAATGAGACAAACAAAA CACTTGTGGGGCCCTCGGAACTCCCCACAGCGTCTGCTGTGGCCCCTGGCCCAGGCACTGGGGCTCGGGCATGGCCTGTGCTGGTAGGATTTGTGCTGGGGGCTGTGGTCCTCTCGCTCCTCGTCGCACTTGCTGCCAAATGCCACCTCTGCCGCCGATACCGTGCCAGCTACCGGCACCGCCCACTGCCTGAGACAGGAAGGGGAGGCCGCCCACAGGTGGCTgaagatgaggatgatgatggctTCATCGAGGACAATTACATTCAGCCTGGGACTGGCGAGCTGGGGACAGAGGGTAGCAGGGACCACTTCTCCCTCTGA